One genomic window of Pseudomonas chlororaphis subsp. piscium includes the following:
- a CDS encoding ABC transporter permease subunit encodes MPGGRQMVIGVPFLWLFLFFMLPFFIVLKISFAEADVAIPPYTEIYSFIDQKLQVLLNLGNYAMLGDDELYIAAYLGSLKMAFFSTLLCLLIGYPMAYAIASARKELQTVLVLLIMMPTWTAILIRVYAWMGILSNNGLLNGFLMSMGLIDEPLQILNTNLAVYIGVVYSYLPFMILPLYANLVKHDTSLLEAASDLGSSTFNSFWKITVPLSKNGIIAGCMLVFIPVVGEFVIPELLGGPETLMIGKVLWQEFFNNRDWPVASALAVVMLAILIVPIILFNRSQAKEMEGKE; translated from the coding sequence ATTCCCGGTGGCCGTCAGATGGTCATCGGGGTCCCGTTCCTCTGGCTGTTCCTGTTCTTCATGCTGCCGTTCTTCATCGTCCTGAAGATCAGCTTCGCTGAAGCGGACGTGGCCATTCCGCCGTACACCGAGATCTACAGCTTCATCGACCAGAAGCTGCAGGTGCTGCTCAACCTGGGCAACTACGCGATGCTCGGCGACGATGAACTCTACATCGCCGCCTACCTCGGCTCGCTGAAGATGGCGTTCTTCAGCACCCTGCTGTGCCTGTTGATCGGCTACCCGATGGCCTATGCCATCGCCAGCGCCCGCAAAGAGCTGCAGACCGTGCTGGTGCTGCTGATCATGATGCCGACCTGGACCGCGATCCTGATCCGCGTCTATGCCTGGATGGGCATCCTCAGCAACAACGGCCTGCTCAACGGCTTCCTGATGAGCATGGGTTTGATCGACGAGCCGCTGCAGATCCTCAACACCAACCTGGCGGTGTATATCGGCGTGGTCTATTCGTACCTGCCGTTCATGATCCTGCCGCTCTACGCCAACCTGGTGAAGCACGATACCAGCCTGCTGGAAGCTGCTTCGGACCTGGGTTCGAGCACCTTCAACAGCTTCTGGAAAATCACCGTGCCGCTGTCGAAGAACGGCATCATCGCCGGCTGCATGCTGGTGTTCATCCCGGTGGTGGGCGAGTTCGTGATCCCGGAACTGCTCGGCGGTCCGGAAACCCTGATGATCGGTAAAGTGCTGTGGCAAGAATTCTTCAACAACCGTGACTGGCCGGTGGCTTCGGCCCTGGCAGTGGTGATGCTGGCGATCCTGATTGTGCCGATCATCCTCTTCAACCGCAGTCAGGCCAAAGAAATGGAGGGCAAGGAATGA
- a CDS encoding ABC transporter permease subunit has product MKRFSFSSLMLVVGLLFIYLPMLILVIYSFNASKLVTVWGGWSVKWYVGLLDNSQLMGSVVRSLEIACYTAIAAVALGTLAAFVLTRITHFKGRTLFGGLVTAPLVMPEVITGLSLLLLFVAMAQMIGWPQERGIVTIWIAHTTFCAAYVAVVVSARLRELDLSIEEAAMDLGARPWKVFFLITIPMIAPSLAAGGMMSFALSLDDLVLASFVSGPGSTTLPMEVFSAVRLGVKPEINAVASLILLAVSLVTFLVWYFSRQAEERRKRAIQQAIEEAAADSWKQPDVRRAQAPEAA; this is encoded by the coding sequence ATGAAGCGCTTCAGTTTCTCGAGCCTGATGCTGGTGGTGGGGCTGCTGTTCATCTACCTGCCGATGCTGATCCTGGTGATCTACTCGTTCAACGCCTCCAAGCTGGTGACGGTCTGGGGCGGCTGGTCGGTGAAGTGGTACGTCGGCCTGCTGGACAACTCGCAACTGATGGGCTCGGTGGTGCGTTCCCTGGAGATCGCCTGCTACACCGCGATTGCCGCGGTGGCCCTGGGCACCCTGGCGGCCTTCGTCCTGACCCGGATCACCCACTTCAAGGGCCGCACCCTGTTCGGCGGCCTGGTCACCGCGCCGCTGGTGATGCCGGAAGTGATCACCGGTCTGTCGCTGTTGCTGCTGTTCGTGGCCATGGCGCAGATGATCGGCTGGCCGCAGGAGCGTGGCATCGTCACCATCTGGATCGCCCACACCACGTTCTGCGCGGCCTATGTGGCGGTGGTGGTGTCCGCGCGCTTGCGGGAGCTGGACCTGTCCATCGAAGAGGCGGCCATGGACCTCGGTGCGCGGCCGTGGAAGGTGTTCTTCCTGATCACCATCCCGATGATCGCCCCGTCCCTAGCGGCGGGCGGCATGATGTCCTTCGCCTTGTCCCTGGACGACCTGGTGCTGGCGAGCTTCGTCTCCGGTCCGGGCTCCACGACCCTGCCGATGGAAGTGTTCTCGGCAGTGCGCCTCGGGGTGAAACCGGAGATCAACGCCGTGGCCAGCCTGATCCTGCTGGCGGTGTCGCTGGTGACCTTCCTGGTCTGGTACTTCAGCCGCCAGGCCGAAGAGCGCCGCAAGCGCGCCATCCAGCAAGCCATCGAAGAGGCCGCGGCCGATTCCTGGAAGCAGCCGGACGTGCGCCGCGCGCAGGCCCCGGAAGCGGCCTGA
- a CDS encoding penicillin acylase family protein codes for MKRSLTVLAVLILALAAGGGWYLYSKQPSRQGQVELERLQGSVTVRYDERGVPHIRAENETDLYRALGYVHAQDRLFQMEVMRRLARGELAEILGPKLLDTDKLFRSLRIRERADSYVAGLDRQSPAWKGLQAYLDGVNQYQNSHPQPIEFDVLGIPKRSFTAEDSISVAGYMAYSFAAAFRTEPLLTYVRDQLGSDYLKVFDLDWQPKGALAKGRGPLAPSLAASDWQDLGAIARLSEQALADAGLPQFEGSNAWAVSGTRTKSGKPLLAGDPHIRFAVPSVWYEAQLSAPGFELYGHHQALVPFAFLGHNLDFGWSLTMFQNDDLDLIAEKVNPNNANQVWYHGKWVDLVNSEQRIAVKGQPQVTQILRQSPHGPIINDVLGANAGKTPIAMWWAFLETPNPILDGFYQLNRADTLAKARSASSKVQAPGLNIVWANAKGDIGWWAAALLPKRPIGAKGAFILDGSTSLADKEGFYPFSANPQEENPSRGYIVSANFQPVSPTGMEIPGYYNLADRGQQLDRQLSDKSLKWDIEASQKLQLGTTTAYGPRLLAPLLPVLREVVNDPQELKLVEQLAQWKGDYPLDSTSATLFNQFLFDLTDAAFHDELGDAFFDTLLSTRVIDAALPRLAASADSPWWDNRNTLGQESRADTVRVAWRASLAHLKATFGDDPSKWLWGQAHTLTHGHPLGLQKPLDRVFNVGPFAAPGTHEVPNNQSAKIGPAPWPVTYGPSTRRLIDFADPAHSLTVNPVGQSGVLFDKHYQDQAEAYIEGVYQQAHFNEEEVTANTHSTLKLLPARAAQ; via the coding sequence CCTCGCCCTTGCCGCGGGAGGGGGCTGGTACCTGTACAGCAAGCAGCCGTCGCGCCAGGGCCAGGTCGAGCTGGAGCGCCTGCAGGGCTCGGTCACGGTGCGTTACGACGAACGCGGCGTGCCGCATATCCGCGCGGAAAACGAAACCGACCTGTACCGCGCGCTGGGCTATGTCCACGCCCAGGACCGGCTGTTCCAGATGGAAGTCATGCGGCGCCTGGCCCGTGGTGAGCTGGCCGAAATACTCGGCCCCAAACTGCTCGACACCGACAAACTGTTCCGCAGCCTGCGCATCCGCGAGCGCGCCGACAGCTACGTCGCCGGGCTGGATCGCCAGTCCCCCGCCTGGAAGGGCCTGCAAGCCTACCTGGACGGGGTCAACCAGTATCAGAACAGCCATCCGCAACCGATCGAGTTCGACGTCCTCGGCATTCCCAAGCGCTCCTTCACCGCCGAAGACAGCATCAGCGTCGCCGGCTACATGGCCTACAGCTTCGCCGCGGCCTTCCGCACCGAGCCGCTGCTGACCTACGTGCGCGACCAGCTCGGCAGCGACTACCTGAAAGTCTTCGACCTCGACTGGCAGCCCAAGGGTGCCCTGGCCAAGGGCCGCGGCCCGCTGGCGCCAAGCCTGGCCGCCAGCGACTGGCAGGACCTGGGCGCCATCGCCCGGCTGAGCGAGCAGGCCCTGGCCGACGCCGGCCTGCCGCAATTCGAGGGCAGCAACGCCTGGGCGGTGTCCGGTACCCGCACCAAGAGCGGCAAGCCATTGCTGGCCGGCGACCCGCACATCCGCTTCGCGGTGCCGTCGGTGTGGTACGAGGCCCAGCTGTCGGCACCGGGCTTCGAACTCTACGGTCACCACCAGGCGCTGGTGCCCTTTGCCTTTCTCGGCCACAACCTGGATTTCGGCTGGAGCCTGACCATGTTCCAGAACGACGATCTGGACCTGATCGCCGAGAAGGTCAACCCGAACAATGCCAACCAGGTCTGGTACCACGGCAAGTGGGTCGACCTGGTCAACAGCGAACAGCGGATCGCGGTGAAGGGCCAACCGCAGGTTACCCAGATCCTGCGCCAGTCGCCCCACGGGCCGATCATCAACGACGTGCTCGGGGCCAATGCCGGCAAGACGCCGATCGCCATGTGGTGGGCCTTCCTCGAGACGCCGAACCCGATCCTCGACGGCTTCTACCAGCTCAACCGCGCCGACACCCTGGCCAAGGCCCGCAGCGCCTCGTCCAAGGTCCAGGCGCCGGGCTTGAACATTGTCTGGGCCAACGCCAAGGGCGACATCGGCTGGTGGGCCGCGGCGCTGTTGCCGAAACGGCCGATCGGCGCCAAGGGCGCGTTCATCCTCGACGGCAGCACCTCACTGGCGGACAAAGAGGGCTTCTACCCGTTCAGCGCCAACCCGCAGGAAGAGAACCCGTCGCGCGGCTATATCGTTTCGGCCAACTTCCAGCCGGTCTCGCCCACCGGCATGGAGATTCCCGGCTACTACAACCTCGCCGACCGCGGCCAGCAACTGGACCGCCAGCTCAGCGACAAGAGCCTGAAGTGGGATATCGAAGCCAGCCAGAAGCTCCAGCTGGGCACCACCACCGCCTACGGCCCGCGCCTGCTGGCGCCGCTGCTGCCGGTGTTGCGCGAAGTGGTGAACGACCCGCAGGAGCTCAAGCTGGTGGAGCAACTGGCGCAGTGGAAAGGCGACTACCCGCTGGATTCCACCAGCGCCACCCTGTTCAACCAGTTCCTGTTCGACCTGACCGACGCGGCCTTCCACGACGAACTGGGCGACGCCTTCTTCGACACCTTGCTGTCCACCCGGGTAATCGACGCCGCGCTGCCACGCCTGGCCGCCTCCGCCGACTCACCGTGGTGGGACAACCGCAACACCCTGGGCCAGGAAAGCCGCGCCGACACGGTCAGGGTGGCCTGGCGCGCCAGCCTCGCTCACCTCAAGGCAACCTTTGGTGACGACCCGAGCAAATGGCTGTGGGGCCAGGCGCATACCCTGACCCACGGCCACCCGCTGGGCCTGCAGAAGCCCCTGGACCGGGTCTTCAACGTCGGCCCGTTCGCCGCGCCGGGCACCCACGAAGTGCCCAACAATCAATCGGCGAAGATCGGCCCGGCGCCCTGGCCGGTGACCTACGGCCCCTCGACCCGGCGTCTGATCGACTTCGCCGACCCGGCCCACAGCCTGACCGTCAACCCGGTCGGGCAAAGCGGCGTGCTGTTCGACAAGCACTATCAGGATCAGGCCGAGGCCTATATCGAAGGGGTGTACCAGCAGGCGCACTTCAACGAAGAAGAAGTCACGGCCAATACCCACAGCACCCTGAAGCTGTTGCCGGCGCGGGCGGCGCAGTAA